A part of Myxococcus landrumus genomic DNA contains:
- a CDS encoding cell envelope biogenesis protein TolA — MIHETINSEVTDVMAPSDLGLASAVSASTRKSPSRKRRAAKKGARRTGARAKKTSSRRSSTRKTSARGKTTARKASRKKVAAGGARRGARKATTRRAAAAGRTARKGTSRKVTTARGGARKGARKTTRRTTRR, encoded by the coding sequence ATGATTCACGAGACCATCAATTCGGAAGTCACTGACGTCATGGCCCCCTCGGACCTGGGATTGGCCTCCGCCGTGTCAGCTTCGACGCGCAAGTCGCCCTCACGAAAGCGTCGGGCCGCGAAGAAGGGCGCTCGCCGCACCGGTGCTCGCGCGAAGAAGACGTCCTCTCGCCGTTCTTCCACCCGGAAGACCTCGGCTCGAGGCAAGACCACCGCTCGCAAGGCGTCCCGGAAGAAGGTCGCCGCGGGGGGCGCCCGCCGTGGCGCTCGCAAGGCCACCACGCGCAGGGCCGCGGCGGCGGGCCGCACCGCTCGCAAGGGCACCAGCCGCAAAGTCACCACCGCACGCGGTGGCGCTCGCAAGGGGGCACGGAAGACCACTCGTCGCACGACGCGCCGCTGA
- a CDS encoding 4a-hydroxytetrahydrobiopterin dehydratase, producing MATQLTQLTPEALQSFLAQHPEWKHEGGMIRRTFEAPSFLAGIAFVERVAHAAERADHHPDIDIRWRKVTLALVTHDAGGLTSRDTSLAAEADRLFDEVNPQK from the coding sequence ATGGCCACCCAGCTCACCCAGCTCACTCCCGAGGCGCTTCAGTCCTTCCTCGCCCAGCATCCCGAGTGGAAGCATGAAGGCGGGATGATTCGCCGCACCTTCGAGGCCCCCTCCTTCCTCGCGGGCATCGCCTTCGTGGAGCGCGTGGCCCACGCCGCGGAGCGCGCGGACCACCACCCGGACATCGACATCCGCTGGCGCAAGGTGACCCTCGCGCTCGTCACCCACGACGCGGGCGGCCTCACCTCGCGCGACACCTCGCTGGCCGCCGAAGCCGACCGCCTCTTCGACGAGGTCAACCCCCAGAAGTGA
- the glpK gene encoding glycerol kinase GlpK: MPKAKYVLALDQGTTGTHVSILDSKLKVVGRSYKEFTQHFPKPSWVEHDLDEIWSTSEWCIARALKDAGLHGRDISAVGITNQRETTGLWSRDSGKPLHRAIVWQDRRTSEMCRRLKERGVETRVRDITGLVVDPYFSGTKLTWFFEHLKGARARAERGDVCFGTIDTWLVYKLTGGTAHVTDVSNASRTMLMDLKTLQWSDEMRSLLSVPGACLPQIRGSAEVYGTTRGMRSLPDGVPVAGMAGDQQAALFGQACFEPGESKCTYGTGAFLLMNTGTELVRSSAGLLTTVAWRLGGTGTTTYALEGSSFIAGAAVQWLRDGLKIIKRAPDIEALAASVKDSGDVVFVPALAGLGAPHWRPEARGLFAGMDRSTTVAHMARAVLEGIALQIHDLAEAMRRDSGRDIPVFKADGGAAANNLLMQYQADLLGVPVVRPRNLETTSLGAAFLGGLGAGVWDSPDAIRRAWKADKVFKPKMKADARERHLSKWKRAVERA; encoded by the coding sequence ATGCCGAAGGCGAAGTACGTCCTGGCCCTGGACCAGGGCACCACTGGCACCCATGTCTCCATCCTCGACTCGAAGCTCAAGGTGGTGGGCCGCTCCTACAAGGAGTTCACCCAGCACTTTCCCAAGCCGTCCTGGGTGGAGCACGACCTGGATGAAATCTGGAGCACGAGCGAGTGGTGTATCGCCCGCGCGCTGAAGGACGCGGGGCTGCACGGCCGGGACATCTCCGCGGTGGGCATCACCAACCAGCGCGAGACGACGGGCCTGTGGTCTCGGGACAGCGGCAAGCCCCTGCACCGCGCCATCGTCTGGCAGGACCGGCGCACGTCGGAGATGTGCCGCCGGCTCAAGGAGCGGGGCGTGGAGACGCGCGTGCGGGACATCACCGGGCTGGTGGTGGACCCGTACTTCTCCGGCACCAAGCTCACCTGGTTCTTCGAGCACCTGAAGGGCGCCCGTGCGCGCGCCGAGCGGGGCGACGTGTGCTTCGGGACCATCGACACGTGGCTGGTCTACAAGCTCACGGGCGGCACGGCCCACGTCACCGACGTGTCCAATGCCAGCCGCACGATGTTGATGGATTTGAAGACATTGCAGTGGAGCGATGAGATGCGCTCGCTCCTGTCGGTGCCGGGAGCGTGCCTGCCGCAGATTCGCGGCTCGGCGGAGGTGTACGGCACCACGCGAGGCATGCGCAGCCTGCCGGATGGCGTGCCCGTCGCGGGCATGGCGGGCGACCAGCAGGCGGCCCTCTTCGGACAGGCGTGCTTCGAGCCGGGCGAGTCCAAGTGCACGTACGGCACGGGGGCGTTCCTGTTGATGAACACGGGCACGGAGCTGGTGCGTTCGTCGGCGGGCCTGCTGACCACGGTGGCGTGGCGGCTGGGCGGCACGGGCACCACCACGTATGCGCTGGAGGGCAGCAGCTTCATCGCGGGGGCCGCGGTGCAGTGGCTCCGGGATGGGTTGAAGATCATCAAGCGGGCGCCGGATATCGAGGCGCTTGCCGCGAGCGTGAAGGACTCGGGGGACGTGGTGTTCGTCCCGGCGCTCGCGGGCCTGGGTGCGCCGCACTGGCGTCCGGAGGCGCGCGGATTGTTCGCGGGCATGGACCGCTCCACCACGGTGGCGCACATGGCGCGCGCGGTGCTGGAGGGCATCGCGTTGCAGATTCACGATTTGGCGGAGGCGATGCGCCGCGACAGCGGACGAGACATCCCCGTGTTCAAGGCGGACGGCGGCGCGGCGGCCAACAACCTGCTGATGCAGTACCAGGCGGACCTGCTGGGTGTCCCCGTGGTGCGCCCGCGCAACCTGGAGACGACCAGCCTGGGCGCGGCGTTCCTCGGTGGATTGGGCGCGGGGGTCTGGGACAGCCCGGACGCCATCCGCCGCGCGTGGAAGGCGGACAAGGTCTTCAAGCCGAAGATGAAGGCCGATGCGCGCGAGCGACACCTGAGCAAGTGGAAGCGCGCGGTGGAGCGGGCGTAG
- a CDS encoding lipocalin-like domain-containing protein translates to MSNGRGLVIGTVVALAALSVAAWLVTRETQPPALNRGGTLTVARAMGSGTRSMEGYARAFEPRTFHFPEDHGPHPEFRTEWWYWTGNLETSDGRAFGYQFTLFRNALTPDVPARASAWGARQVYLGHFTVTDVSAGTFHAAERYSREAMGLAGAAAQPFKVWLEDWEATSVGEGMWPVRLRARTKDVTLELLLEPGKAPVLEGDRGLSQKSAEPGNASYYYSMTRMPSQGTVKRDGQTYAVTGESWMDREWSTSALGKGQVGWDWFSLQLSDGSELMYYQLRHEDGTVDAFSSGTWVPPASAADPSPLHLKREDVELTVLDTWKSPRGGVYPSRWKLRVAKLGLELTATPKVSDQELVVSVRYWEGAVGLDGTREGQPVKGRGYVELTGYADTDASARGPGTRARGTPEAQGTP, encoded by the coding sequence ATGAGCAACGGCCGAGGACTCGTCATCGGAACCGTGGTCGCGCTGGCCGCGCTGTCTGTCGCGGCCTGGCTCGTCACGCGTGAAACCCAGCCGCCCGCGCTCAACCGCGGAGGTACCCTCACGGTGGCCCGGGCCATGGGCAGCGGAACCCGGAGCATGGAGGGCTACGCGCGAGCCTTCGAGCCACGCACCTTCCACTTCCCCGAGGACCACGGTCCCCATCCCGAGTTCCGCACCGAGTGGTGGTACTGGACCGGCAACCTGGAGACGTCGGACGGGCGCGCGTTCGGATATCAATTCACCTTGTTCCGCAACGCGCTGACTCCCGACGTCCCCGCGCGCGCATCGGCGTGGGGAGCGCGGCAGGTGTATCTGGGCCACTTCACGGTGACGGATGTCTCGGCGGGGACGTTTCACGCCGCGGAGCGCTACAGCCGGGAAGCGATGGGGCTCGCGGGTGCCGCCGCCCAGCCGTTCAAGGTGTGGCTGGAGGACTGGGAGGCCACGAGCGTCGGTGAAGGCATGTGGCCCGTGCGGCTGCGCGCCCGGACGAAGGACGTCACCCTGGAGCTGCTGCTGGAGCCCGGCAAGGCGCCCGTGCTCGAAGGCGACCGGGGCCTGAGCCAGAAGAGCGCGGAGCCGGGCAACGCGTCCTACTACTACTCGATGACGCGCATGCCCTCGCAAGGCACGGTGAAGCGGGATGGACAGACATACGCGGTGACGGGCGAGAGCTGGATGGACCGCGAGTGGAGCACCAGCGCGCTGGGCAAGGGCCAGGTGGGCTGGGATTGGTTCTCGCTCCAGCTCTCGGACGGAAGCGAGCTGATGTACTACCAGCTCCGTCACGAGGACGGGACGGTGGATGCGTTCAGCTCGGGCACGTGGGTGCCTCCCGCGAGCGCCGCGGACCCGTCTCCCCTGCACCTGAAGCGCGAGGACGTGGAGCTGACCGTGCTCGACACCTGGAAGAGTCCTCGCGGCGGCGTGTATCCCTCCCGCTGGAAGCTGCGCGTGGCGAAGCTGGGCCTGGAGCTCACGGCGACCCCCAAGGTCTCGGACCAGGAGCTGGTGGTGAGCGTGCGCTACTGGGAGGGCGCGGTGGGCCTGGACGGCACGCGCGAGGGCCAGCCGGTGAAGGGCCGCGGCTACGTGGAGCTGACGGGCTACGCGGACACGGACGCCTCCGCGCGAGGCCCGGGAACCCGCGCCCGAGGGACCCCCGAGGCCCAAGGCACCCCCTGA